The following are encoded together in the Desulfococcus multivorans genome:
- a CDS encoding trimethylamine methyltransferase family protein, producing MYDRMQTLTQDQMTRIHDAAMDILGTTGIAFNEDEALSIFKANGFKVDGKIVFITEAQVRNALKTTPSRFTITARNPEKNVAVGEDDFVFVPGYGAPFVTLTNGEQREATMEDYDNFCKLIQTSKHIDMNGFMMVEPSDVPADTAHLDMIFSNIILCDKPFMGSPVSKQGAKDCVDMAAIIWGGIEKLKAVGPVTVSLINSLSPLQFSDEMAGSLIELARANQACVIASLIMAGSSGPVTLSGVLALQTAEILAGVTLAQLVNPGAPVIYGSTSSAMDMKTGGLSIGCPELSVVVSATAQMARFYNLPSRSGGGLTDAHFPDAQAGVESTLALTTAARNGINFILHANGILGSYISMSYEKFLIDEELCGITRRLLKPMEVTSSSIDVEMIKAVGIGGQYLTQPKTFQLCRTEFYLTDFMNRQNHAGWKAAGKKRIDEFAVDRLGQRLAAYEKPDIDPAIEAALTEFVTRRKKG from the coding sequence ATGTACGATCGCATGCAAACTTTAACTCAGGATCAGATGACCCGGATTCATGACGCCGCCATGGATATCCTTGGCACCACCGGCATCGCCTTCAACGAGGATGAAGCCCTTTCCATTTTTAAAGCAAACGGATTCAAGGTCGATGGAAAAATCGTCTTCATCACCGAGGCACAGGTTCGGAACGCATTGAAAACCACGCCCTCCCGATTTACCATAACCGCTCGGAATCCCGAAAAAAATGTTGCCGTTGGAGAAGACGATTTCGTTTTCGTACCGGGCTACGGTGCACCGTTCGTGACCCTGACCAACGGAGAACAGCGGGAAGCCACCATGGAAGACTACGACAATTTCTGCAAACTGATCCAAACCTCCAAGCACATCGACATGAACGGTTTCATGATGGTGGAGCCTTCCGACGTTCCAGCGGATACCGCCCACCTCGACATGATCTTCTCGAACATCATCCTCTGCGACAAACCCTTTATGGGCAGCCCCGTCTCGAAACAGGGCGCCAAGGACTGCGTCGACATGGCCGCCATCATCTGGGGCGGTATAGAGAAACTCAAGGCGGTGGGTCCGGTGACCGTATCGCTTATCAATTCCCTATCACCGCTCCAGTTCTCCGACGAGATGGCCGGATCTCTCATCGAGTTGGCAAGAGCCAATCAGGCTTGCGTCATCGCATCGCTGATCATGGCCGGTTCGTCCGGACCCGTCACCCTGTCCGGGGTACTGGCCCTCCAGACCGCCGAGATTTTAGCGGGCGTCACGTTGGCCCAGTTGGTCAACCCCGGGGCTCCGGTGATCTACGGCTCGACATCTTCGGCCATGGACATGAAAACCGGCGGGCTCTCCATCGGATGCCCCGAGCTCTCCGTGGTGGTATCCGCCACCGCTCAAATGGCTCGATTCTACAACCTTCCCAGCCGAAGCGGCGGGGGCCTCACCGACGCCCATTTCCCGGACGCCCAGGCGGGTGTCGAGTCCACCCTGGCCCTGACGACGGCGGCCCGGAACGGCATCAACTTTATCCTCCATGCCAATGGTATCCTCGGATCCTACATCTCCATGAGCTACGAAAAGTTCCTTATCGACGAAGAACTCTGCGGCATCACTCGACGGCTTCTCAAACCCATGGAGGTGACGTCGTCGTCCATCGACGTGGAAATGATCAAAGCCGTCGGCATCGGAGGACAGTACCTGACGCAACCCAAGACCTTCCAACTCTGCCGAACAGAATTCTACCTTACCGATTTTATGAATCGCCAAAACCACGCCGGTTGGAAAGCAGCCGGCAAGAAGCGGATCGACGAGTTCGCTGTGGATCGGCTTGGACAACGCCTGGCCGCCTACGAAAAGCCGGACATCGATCCGGCCATTGAAGCGGCTCTCACCGAATTCGTCACCCGTCGGAAAAAGGGATAG
- a CDS encoding BCCT family transporter, producing MRANANRPFDPFIFWVSASVTILFILGSILFPETMNTAINAVFNWTTGGWAWLYLITTFLLVAGCVVLMGEKYGTLKLGLSGDRPEFSNFSWFAMLFGSAIAAGIVFWGPAEPAYHYMTPPPYFGGEAKTAVAGANAMTYSFFHWGLSAWAIYALLTIPLAHACYTKGLPFKFSSAFYYVIGERIHGTWGKILDIFAVFATLGGLATTTGLVALQLSSGLKFQYGVELGAGGTYIIIGILTAIFTFAVYTGIEKGVKIIGDINMVVFVGIWFFVLVFGPTIFLINLTTSAIGQYLLNFIPMSLYTAPGIEGNWLGSWTVFYWAWWMSWAPFVAVFIARISKGRSIRETVAATLILPTLGDFLWYGVIGGAGIRFDVTETLSQHGVESAIFAIAQHLPLTGILSVFLIFLITTFFLTSANSAAVSLAMFVSGHENPSRNLRAFWGVALGAVAAVLAGTGGLKAIQTASIATAFPMMFLLLMVLYGTFRGLNQTLADIRGDFPERPVKDAKER from the coding sequence ATGCGGGCCAATGCCAACCGTCCCTTTGATCCGTTTATTTTCTGGGTATCCGCATCTGTTACGATACTCTTCATCCTGGGGTCCATTTTATTTCCGGAAACCATGAACACCGCCATCAACGCCGTCTTCAACTGGACCACAGGCGGATGGGCATGGCTCTACCTGATCACTACATTTTTGCTGGTAGCCGGTTGTGTTGTGTTGATGGGTGAAAAATACGGAACCCTTAAACTGGGCCTCTCCGGCGACAGGCCTGAATTCTCGAATTTTTCCTGGTTTGCGATGCTGTTTGGATCGGCTATTGCCGCAGGCATCGTTTTCTGGGGTCCGGCAGAGCCGGCATACCATTACATGACGCCGCCGCCTTATTTTGGCGGAGAGGCCAAAACCGCCGTTGCAGGCGCCAATGCCATGACCTACTCTTTCTTCCACTGGGGTCTCAGCGCATGGGCCATCTATGCCCTTTTGACCATTCCCTTAGCCCATGCGTGTTATACCAAAGGCCTCCCATTCAAGTTTTCAAGTGCATTTTATTATGTCATCGGGGAGCGGATTCACGGCACATGGGGCAAGATTCTCGATATTTTCGCGGTCTTCGCGACCCTGGGAGGACTGGCGACCACGACGGGGTTGGTTGCGCTGCAACTCTCCAGCGGTCTCAAATTTCAATATGGTGTTGAATTGGGGGCAGGCGGCACATACATCATCATCGGCATTCTGACCGCCATTTTCACCTTCGCAGTCTACACCGGCATCGAAAAGGGCGTCAAAATCATTGGTGACATCAACATGGTCGTCTTTGTCGGCATCTGGTTTTTCGTGTTGGTATTCGGCCCCACGATCTTTCTCATCAACCTGACCACCAGCGCCATTGGCCAGTATCTGCTCAATTTCATCCCCATGAGTCTATACACGGCGCCCGGAATAGAGGGGAACTGGCTCGGATCCTGGACTGTCTTTTATTGGGCGTGGTGGATGAGTTGGGCGCCTTTCGTGGCCGTGTTCATCGCCCGAATCTCCAAAGGCCGGAGCATCCGTGAAACCGTGGCCGCCACCCTGATCCTGCCGACCTTGGGCGACTTCCTATGGTACGGCGTCATCGGCGGTGCCGGCATCCGGTTCGACGTTACCGAAACCCTGAGCCAACACGGCGTCGAAAGTGCCATCTTCGCCATTGCCCAACACCTGCCGCTTACAGGTATCCTATCGGTTTTCCTTATTTTTCTGATCACCACCTTCTTCCTGACCAGCGCCAATTCCGCCGCTGTCTCCCTGGCCATGTTCGTCTCCGGACACGAAAATCCAAGCCGGAACCTCAGGGCCTTCTGGGGCGTCGCCCTTGGCGCCGTCGCCGCCGTCCTGGCGGGTACGGGGGGATTGAAGGCCATCCAGACCGCATCCATCGCAACCGCGTTTCCCATGATGTTCCTCCTGCTCATGGTACTCTACGGCACCTTCAGAGGATTGAACCAGACCCTTGCCGACATTCGCGGCGACTTCCCGGAACGGCCGGTGAAGGATGCGAAAGAACGCTGA
- a CDS encoding sigma-54 interaction domain-containing protein — protein sequence MMQDSFSRKSRLDLTEIDIFGILSALDEGIIITDIKGRILFYNDTQARIDELTPEKVIGRRVTAIYRLSERESMIMKCLETGQPIRNHLFFYRTHLGKEANTIHSVFPLYRNGVIVGAICFVKDYNMLEHTITASSDLTPHKKPLLENGTRYKFSDIVGKDETFMRVLKIIRLSSDSPSPVMLYGETGTGKELFAQSIHNASSRHERPFVGINCAAIPENLLEALLFGTARGAFTGAMDKAGIFEQSSGGTLFLDEINSMPVNLQAKLLRALQEMRVRRIGAANDIEIDLKIISSVNIDPHQAIKEGRLRMDLFYRLGVVFVRIPPLRERKDGIESLTRHFIYKNNLALNKQVKGVSDEVMAFFQSYQWPGNVRELEHIIEGTMNMIGVSQTIESHHLPIHFIHPDFRRLSTENDVPSCSVPLHPAAEVDRFSPSTARAGFPPVSGSLPETQKSQERDMVSQALLNSKGNVSRAARSLGISRQLLHYKMKKYAIDRKQFTE from the coding sequence ATGATGCAAGATTCATTTTCACGAAAATCCCGACTCGACCTGACGGAGATCGATATCTTCGGCATTCTGTCGGCGTTGGATGAAGGGATTATCATTACCGATATCAAAGGACGTATTCTTTTTTATAATGACACCCAGGCCAGGATCGACGAACTTACGCCCGAAAAGGTTATCGGACGCCGGGTCACGGCAATCTACCGCCTCAGCGAGCGGGAGAGTATGATCATGAAATGCCTGGAGACCGGACAGCCGATCCGGAACCACCTTTTTTTTTACCGAACCCACCTGGGTAAAGAGGCCAACACCATCCACAGTGTGTTTCCGCTCTATCGCAATGGCGTGATCGTAGGCGCTATATGTTTTGTAAAGGATTACAATATGCTGGAACACACCATCACTGCGTCCAGCGATCTGACGCCCCACAAGAAACCGTTGCTTGAAAACGGCACCCGCTACAAATTCAGCGATATTGTCGGAAAGGATGAAACCTTCATGCGGGTGCTGAAGATCATTCGCCTCTCATCGGATTCGCCTTCACCGGTCATGCTTTACGGCGAAACCGGCACCGGCAAGGAGCTGTTCGCCCAGTCCATCCACAATGCCAGTTCTCGCCATGAACGCCCCTTCGTCGGAATCAACTGTGCCGCCATTCCGGAAAATCTTCTGGAAGCGTTGCTTTTCGGGACTGCCCGCGGAGCCTTCACCGGAGCCATGGACAAGGCCGGCATATTCGAGCAGAGCAGCGGTGGAACACTGTTTCTCGATGAAATCAACTCCATGCCCGTCAACCTCCAGGCCAAGTTGCTGAGAGCGCTTCAGGAAATGCGCGTACGTCGCATCGGGGCTGCGAATGACATCGAGATCGATCTCAAGATCATCAGCTCCGTCAACATCGATCCGCATCAAGCCATAAAAGAGGGACGTCTTCGGATGGACCTTTTCTATCGTCTGGGGGTGGTTTTTGTGCGTATCCCGCCTCTCCGGGAGCGTAAGGACGGGATCGAGAGCCTGACGCGGCATTTCATTTACAAGAACAACCTGGCTCTCAACAAGCAGGTCAAAGGTGTTTCCGATGAGGTCATGGCCTTTTTTCAATCCTATCAGTGGCCCGGTAATGTCCGCGAATTGGAACATATTATCGAGGGAACCATGAACATGATAGGCGTTTCGCAAACCATAGAATCTCACCATCTGCCGATTCACTTCATCCATCCGGATTTCAGGCGGCTTTCGACGGAGAACGATGTCCCCTCTTGCTCCGTGCCCCTGCACCCGGCAGCCGAAGTCGACCGGTTTTCGCCGTCGACCGCCAGGGCCGGATTTCCTCCTGTGTCGGGCAGCCTGCCGGAAACCCAGAAAAGTCAGGAGCGGGACATGGTTTCTCAGGCGCTTCTGAATTCGAAGGGGAATGTTTCCAGAGCAGCCCGAAGCCTGGGCATATCCCGTCAACTGCTTCACTACAAGATGAAAAAATACGCTATTGACCGGAAACAGTTCACCGAATGA
- a CDS encoding PilZ domain-containing protein → MNVVTQRAFARNEYRAPIRFSRETAQTIHKGEMLNSSVGGMAFIAEHELRPGDGILIQLLETAPDACGLDVKQDYYAEVRWCIPGNAEEVSNFQVGVRFLMETCRLCDEIIHPCRLDNAGLCDACREHVCSFSDGTIKDCIENYLMGNVL, encoded by the coding sequence ATGAACGTTGTCACCCAGCGGGCATTTGCCCGCAACGAATACCGGGCTCCGATCCGGTTTTCCAGGGAAACGGCCCAAACGATCCATAAAGGAGAGATGCTCAACAGCAGCGTCGGGGGCATGGCTTTCATCGCCGAGCACGAATTGAGACCGGGGGACGGCATTCTGATTCAACTACTTGAAACCGCACCGGATGCCTGCGGTCTGGACGTCAAACAGGACTATTATGCCGAGGTTCGATGGTGTATCCCGGGGAACGCCGAAGAAGTATCGAATTTCCAGGTCGGCGTGCGATTTCTGATGGAAACCTGCCGCCTGTGCGACGAGATCATTCATCCCTGCCGTCTCGACAACGCAGGACTGTGTGACGCGTGCCGGGAACACGTCTGTTCCTTTTCCGACGGCACGATCAAGGATTGTATCGAAAATTATCTGATGGGAAACGTTCTGTAA
- the phaC gene encoding class III poly(R)-hydroxyalkanoic acid synthase subunit PhaC, giving the protein MNQPKIAVDLILKKLTESTEQVKTRVQKASEVLLGPLETDLAVTPYEVVYEEDRVKLKHYTPEKVTHKIPLLVVYALINRETMLDLQPGRSVVRTFLDKGIEVYMIDWGYPTRKDRYLTIDDHVNGYMDAVVDVIRQRHGLPRINLMGICMGGAFSVMYSALHPEKIRNLVTTVTPTHFDIDTGLLHIWMRRTRALEMGDLYGNMPGDLMNLGFLLLNPARLILDKYVGFLENMDKRDFVENFVRMEKWIFDSPDVPAATFRQFIEDCYQKNLLIQSRMELGGRRVNLKRITMPLLNIYGKFDHLVPPEACERLTRAVGSEDTEDLCLNTGHIGIYVSARYQAEFAPKIAAWLKAREDGGKKAVESISATPHRVSRRKKSSPEEKTPFAAASKASPRHPSQKRA; this is encoded by the coding sequence ATGAACCAGCCGAAAATCGCCGTCGATTTGATCCTGAAGAAGCTGACGGAGAGCACCGAACAGGTCAAGACCCGGGTTCAGAAGGCCTCCGAGGTGCTTCTGGGACCTCTTGAAACCGATCTGGCCGTCACCCCCTACGAGGTGGTGTACGAGGAGGACCGGGTGAAGCTGAAGCATTACACGCCCGAGAAGGTCACCCACAAGATCCCCCTTCTGGTGGTGTACGCCCTTATCAATCGGGAGACGATGCTGGACCTCCAGCCGGGCCGGAGCGTGGTCCGGACCTTCCTCGACAAGGGGATCGAGGTCTACATGATCGACTGGGGCTACCCCACCCGCAAGGATCGCTACCTCACCATCGACGATCACGTGAACGGCTACATGGACGCCGTGGTCGACGTGATCCGCCAACGGCACGGCCTTCCCCGAATCAACCTCATGGGCATCTGCATGGGCGGCGCCTTTTCCGTGATGTACTCGGCCCTCCACCCGGAAAAGATCAGGAACCTCGTCACCACCGTCACCCCCACCCATTTCGACATCGACACCGGGCTCCTCCACATCTGGATGCGGCGCACCCGGGCCCTCGAGATGGGCGACCTCTACGGCAACATGCCGGGCGATCTCATGAACCTGGGGTTTCTGCTGCTCAATCCCGCCCGTCTCATCCTCGACAAGTACGTCGGCTTTCTGGAGAACATGGACAAGCGGGACTTTGTCGAAAACTTCGTCCGCATGGAGAAATGGATCTTCGACAGCCCCGACGTCCCCGCGGCCACCTTCCGGCAGTTCATCGAGGACTGCTATCAAAAGAATCTCCTGATCCAGAGCCGGATGGAACTGGGCGGGCGCCGGGTGAATCTCAAACGGATCACCATGCCGCTTCTCAACATCTACGGCAAGTTCGATCATCTGGTGCCGCCGGAGGCTTGCGAGCGCCTGACCCGCGCGGTGGGGAGCGAGGACACCGAGGACCTGTGCCTCAACACGGGCCACATCGGCATCTATGTCAGCGCCAGGTATCAGGCCGAGTTCGCCCCCAAGATCGCGGCATGGCTCAAGGCCCGGGAGGACGGCGGGAAAAAGGCCGTTGAATCGATATCGGCAACGCCGCATCGCGTTAGCCGGAGAAAAAAATCATCTCCTGAAGAGAAAACACCCTTTGCCGCCGCGTCCAAAGCTTCACCACGTCACCCCTCTCAAAAAAGGGCTTGA
- a CDS encoding PAS domain-containing sensor histidine kinase has translation MKANWQDSEQWFQALFEHNPNAAIVFDEETRRIESINRAAKILFNYREEIFRTLTLSDIIDTDPPRLCDAELRREIRAFRTMAGAVFTSEIAEGKFVFNGQSKILWIVREMDNQSDVEALLRERKVQEYRSLVENIAIGVTLIGRDMRILTLNRQMRCWYPRIDFSRQPLCYQAFNDPPGEKICTYCPVIQTLRDGRVHEAVAEIPSERSVRYFRIVASPVVDKEGNIRAAIEMVEDISEQRAAERQIRTLSQQLLTAQENERLMISNELHDSVAQDLSTMKISLALTLGESSTLPDDVRKTLTDMSSILSRTIRTVRNLSYDLRPPGLKEIGLIETLGSYCDEFAEDAGIHAEFHSTGLKNRAMNPFLEINIYRLVQEGLNNIRKHAEARRAVIFLIGAYPNVILRIEDDGKGFDVAAREQAGFSEKRMGLSSMRERVNLLMGKMSIRSRPGEGTRIFIRFPFRDGLSDLSEI, from the coding sequence ATGAAAGCGAATTGGCAAGATTCAGAACAATGGTTTCAAGCGTTGTTTGAACACAATCCGAACGCCGCGATCGTCTTTGATGAGGAGACCCGGCGGATCGAATCGATCAATCGGGCGGCAAAGATCCTTTTCAATTATCGCGAGGAAATTTTCAGGACTCTGACCCTGTCGGATATCATTGACACCGATCCGCCGCGGTTGTGTGACGCCGAGCTGCGGCGGGAGATTCGGGCTTTTCGGACAATGGCCGGTGCGGTTTTTACGAGCGAGATCGCCGAAGGAAAATTCGTCTTCAACGGGCAGAGTAAAATCCTCTGGATCGTTCGGGAGATGGATAATCAATCGGACGTCGAGGCACTGTTGCGGGAAAGAAAGGTCCAGGAATACCGGAGCCTTGTTGAAAACATTGCCATCGGAGTGACCCTCATCGGCAGGGACATGCGTATCCTGACGCTCAACCGGCAGATGAGGTGTTGGTACCCAAGGATCGATTTTTCCCGTCAGCCGCTCTGCTACCAGGCCTTCAATGATCCGCCGGGAGAGAAGATCTGCACTTACTGTCCGGTGATCCAAACACTGCGGGACGGTCGTGTCCACGAGGCCGTGGCAGAAATACCTTCAGAGCGAAGCGTCCGGTATTTCCGAATCGTTGCTTCCCCCGTCGTCGATAAGGAGGGTAACATCCGGGCAGCCATCGAGATGGTCGAAGATATTTCCGAGCAGAGGGCGGCTGAGCGGCAGATTCGAACCCTTTCCCAGCAGTTGCTGACCGCCCAGGAAAACGAACGCCTGATGATTTCAAATGAACTGCACGACAGTGTCGCCCAGGATCTGTCCACCATGAAAATCTCTCTGGCGCTTACTCTCGGGGAGTCGTCCACCCTCCCGGACGACGTGCGAAAGACCCTGACCGACATGTCTTCAATTCTGAGTCGAACCATTCGGACCGTCCGAAACCTCTCCTACGATCTCAGACCCCCGGGGCTGAAGGAGATCGGTTTGATCGAGACGCTCGGGTCTTACTGTGATGAATTTGCCGAGGACGCCGGCATTCATGCCGAATTTCATTCAACGGGACTGAAAAACAGGGCTATGAATCCGTTTCTGGAGATCAACATCTACCGTTTGGTCCAGGAGGGGCTCAACAACATCCGAAAGCACGCGGAAGCGCGGCGTGCGGTCATTTTTCTGATTGGCGCCTACCCCAACGTCATTCTCCGCATTGAGGACGACGGCAAGGGGTTTGACGTCGCGGCGCGGGAACAGGCGGGATTCAGTGAAAAGCGGATGGGTCTCAGCAGCATGCGGGAGCGCGTCAATCTGCTTATGGGGAAGATGTCCATCCGATCCCGTCCGGGGGAGGGCACCCGAATTTTCATCAGATTTCCTTTCCGTGACGGACTATCGGATTTAAGTGAGATCTGA
- the purN gene encoding phosphoribosylglycinamide formyltransferase: MQRKLRVGALISGGGTNLQAIIDRSEAGEIDADIVFVGSDTPDAKGLGRAEKHGIPHFTVDYVGIIRRFRTDPERFVPPPDFDLDAILSRQHIFPPGADTETVRRFLTTRAAAEAALLKAMSAYPFDLLVLAGFMRNLTPYFIDRVNTDPERPRIMNIHPAILPAFPGVDGYGDTFRHGCKVGGCTVHFIDYGEDSGPIIGQRTFPIDPGDTLEAVRAKGLREEWILYPACIQLFAENRLKVVRRTHALPDGRTMSRAVVEIDYSENT, translated from the coding sequence ATGCAGCGCAAACTTCGCGTCGGCGCCCTTATTTCAGGCGGCGGCACCAACCTGCAAGCCATTATCGACCGCTCGGAAGCCGGAGAGATCGATGCCGACATCGTGTTTGTCGGATCCGACACCCCCGACGCCAAGGGCCTCGGGCGGGCCGAAAAGCACGGGATTCCCCATTTCACGGTGGACTACGTCGGGATCATCAGACGCTTTCGGACCGATCCAGAACGGTTCGTCCCGCCTCCCGATTTCGACCTGGACGCCATCCTTTCCCGGCAGCATATCTTTCCCCCCGGCGCCGATACGGAGACGGTCCGCCGGTTTCTCACGACCCGGGCGGCGGCCGAGGCCGCGCTCCTGAAAGCCATGTCGGCCTACCCCTTCGACCTTCTGGTCCTGGCGGGGTTCATGCGGAACCTGACACCTTATTTCATCGACCGCGTCAACACCGATCCCGAGCGGCCCCGGATCATGAACATCCATCCGGCGATACTGCCGGCCTTCCCCGGCGTAGACGGTTACGGCGACACCTTCCGCCACGGATGCAAGGTCGGCGGCTGTACAGTCCATTTCATCGATTACGGGGAGGATTCCGGCCCCATCATCGGACAGCGGACCTTTCCCATCGATCCCGGCGACACCCTCGAGGCCGTCAGGGCGAAAGGACTCCGGGAGGAATGGATCCTCTACCCCGCCTGCATCCAACTCTTCGCCGAAAACCGGCTCAAGGTCGTCCGCAGGACCCATGCGCTTCCGGACGGACGGACGATGTCGCGGGCAGTCGTGGAGATCGACTATTCCGAGAACACCTGA
- the trxA gene encoding thioredoxin yields the protein MAEGVLDIDDNGFEAEVLQSDIPVLVDFWAPWCGPCKAIAPTVEQLAKDFSGQIKFTKCNVDDNPITPAKYGIRAIPTLIFFKGGEIADQITGMVAKAKLEETIKKLV from the coding sequence ATGGCTGAAGGTGTTTTGGATATCGATGACAACGGCTTTGAAGCGGAAGTGCTCCAGTCCGACATACCGGTGCTGGTTGATTTCTGGGCACCGTGGTGCGGACCCTGCAAGGCCATCGCCCCGACGGTGGAACAGCTGGCAAAGGATTTTAGCGGCCAAATCAAGTTTACCAAGTGCAATGTGGACGACAACCCCATAACACCTGCAAAATACGGCATTCGCGCCATTCCTACCCTTATTTTTTTTAAGGGCGGCGAGATCGCCGACCAGATCACCGGCATGGTCGCCAAGGCCAAATTGGAGGAAACCATCAAAAAACTTGTCTGA
- the trxB gene encoding thioredoxin-disulfide reductase: MTDVDADLVIIGGGPAGLTAGLYGARARLRTLLLEGHLPGGQVLITDWVENYPGYPDGITGVDLVRGMTEQAQRFGMAMETLKVDAVVQDGSLKIVSGEGREIRTHAVIIATGASPRKLGVPGEDQFFGKGISSCATCDGPFYKDRVVAAVGGGDTAVQESVFLTRFAGKVYLIHRRDRLRAEKILQERALANEKIEVLWDTVVTGVSGLTHVENIHIRNLKTGEARTLRADAFFVWIGIRPNADFIGDTVRRDDWGFILTDHLMATSVPGIFAAGDVRATPLRQIATAVGDGALAAWAAEHYIEQLVK, encoded by the coding sequence ATGACAGACGTTGATGCGGACCTCGTCATTATCGGTGGAGGGCCGGCCGGACTGACGGCAGGACTTTATGGCGCCCGTGCCCGGCTCAGAACGCTTCTGTTGGAGGGTCATCTGCCGGGTGGTCAGGTACTCATCACCGATTGGGTGGAAAATTATCCCGGTTATCCCGATGGGATTACCGGTGTCGACCTGGTACGGGGGATGACGGAACAGGCCCAGCGTTTCGGGATGGCGATGGAGACCCTGAAGGTGGATGCCGTCGTTCAAGACGGCTCGCTGAAAATCGTTTCCGGAGAGGGCCGGGAAATCCGCACCCATGCCGTGATCATCGCCACGGGGGCATCCCCCAGGAAGTTGGGGGTGCCGGGCGAAGATCAGTTTTTTGGAAAGGGCATTTCGTCCTGTGCCACTTGTGACGGGCCCTTCTACAAGGATCGCGTGGTCGCCGCCGTAGGGGGCGGGGATACGGCGGTTCAGGAGAGCGTCTTTCTGACCAGATTCGCCGGCAAGGTCTATCTGATCCACCGCCGGGATCGGCTTCGCGCCGAAAAAATCCTTCAGGAACGGGCTTTGGCCAATGAAAAGATCGAGGTTCTCTGGGACACGGTGGTCACAGGTGTCAGCGGCTTGACCCATGTCGAGAACATCCACATCCGAAACTTGAAAACCGGAGAAGCACGGACGCTTAGAGCGGATGCTTTTTTTGTGTGGATCGGAATACGGCCCAATGCCGATTTTATTGGGGATACCGTCCGGCGAGATGATTGGGGCTTTATCCTGACGGACCATCTCATGGCGACGTCCGTTCCCGGGATTTTCGCTGCGGGAGACGTGAGGGCCACGCCCCTTCGTCAGATCGCCACGGCGGTGGGAGACGGCGCGTTGGCCGCATGGGCGGCGGAACATTATATCGAGCAGTTGGTGAAATGA
- a CDS encoding outer membrane protein assembly factor BamD — translation MKKTIFTAMALILLLSGCSWFQTREEASSEDLVSDGMYNYESGKYMKAIESFEKLKDWYPYSKYAILAELKTADAYYRLGKYDEAVAAYEAFESLHPRNEAIPYIIYQIGTCYFEQIDTVDRDQRSAEKALEGYMRLLRQFPNDPYAHKARQNIKVCQRSLAGHEFYVGLFYFKSGHYRPALKRFKSVLSNYPDVGIHQNALRYITLCENELIENPKADETETGGEVETLEPETAGVWP, via the coding sequence ATGAAAAAAACAATCTTCACGGCCATGGCCCTGATATTGTTGTTGTCGGGATGTTCCTGGTTTCAGACCAGGGAAGAGGCATCCTCGGAAGATCTCGTCAGCGACGGTATGTACAACTATGAAAGCGGCAAATACATGAAAGCGATCGAGTCCTTCGAAAAATTGAAGGATTGGTATCCCTACAGCAAATATGCTATTCTGGCAGAGTTGAAGACCGCCGATGCATACTACCGGCTGGGAAAATACGACGAGGCTGTCGCCGCTTACGAGGCCTTTGAAAGCCTCCATCCGAGAAACGAAGCCATTCCCTATATCATCTACCAGATCGGCACTTGTTACTTCGAACAGATCGATACCGTTGATCGGGATCAACGCTCGGCGGAGAAGGCCCTGGAGGGGTATATGCGGCTCCTCAGGCAGTTCCCGAACGATCCCTATGCACACAAGGCTCGTCAAAACATCAAAGTCTGCCAGAGAAGCCTGGCGGGGCATGAGTTTTACGTCGGGCTCTTCTATTTCAAAAGCGGCCACTACCGGCCCGCCCTCAAGCGATTCAAATCCGTATTGTCCAATTATCCGGATGTGGGCATCCACCAAAATGCCCTCCGCTACATTACCCTTTGTGAAAACGAGCTGATAGAGAACCCGAAAGCGGACGAGACGGAGACCGGTGGTGAGGTTGAAACCCTCGAGCCTGAAACCGCCGGAGTATGGCCCTAA
- the rpmB gene encoding 50S ribosomal protein L28, producing the protein MSRMCEICGKRPQVGNNVSHAHNLNKRRFNPNLQRVRALRGKQIKKIMVCTQCIKTGRVVKAA; encoded by the coding sequence ATGTCCAGAATGTGTGAGATTTGCGGCAAACGCCCGCAGGTGGGAAACAACGTCAGTCATGCGCACAACCTCAACAAACGACGCTTCAATCCCAATCTGCAGCGTGTTCGCGCCCTGCGGGGCAAACAGATCAAAAAGATTATGGTCTGCACCCAATGCATCAAGACCGGACGGGTGGTAAAGGCCGCCTAA